From a region of the Rhinatrema bivittatum chromosome 15, aRhiBiv1.1, whole genome shotgun sequence genome:
- the TNFRSF18 gene encoding tumor necrosis factor receptor superfamily member 18 translates to MGNCLWDTNLFLFVLVPWVWAEAALALRCDSDHFRTFTIQGYKCCKICPSEKARDVPCQSIQDKDCKCEATYQCHNPACDYCLRLPTCSNGQILRRRGEKQYSYECADCENGTYSDPETGLCRKWTNCMSQGLVIITSGNKTQNVRCGEYEASSMSKLSESMPAVSLAVLAAVAIFILILMTIFLHLYIWRVHRKERDTVQECASSPPLFCTQHKPLPLPYCPHPLEDTCSCQFPEEETGEKTAKEETH, encoded by the exons ATGGGTAACTGTCTGTGGGACACCAACCTTTTCCTCTTTGTGCTGGTTCCTTGGGTTTGGGCAGAAGCAGCCCTGGCTCTCCGGTGCGACTCTGACCACTTCCGAACATTCACCATTCAAGGTTACAAGTGCTGCAAAATCTGCCCCTCAG AGAAGGCCAGAGATGTGCCCTGCCAAAGCATTCAGGATAAGGACTGTAAGTGTGAGGCTACGTACCAGTGCCACAACCCTGCCTGTGATTACTGTCTGCGCCTTCCCACCTGCAGCAATGGACAGATACTCAGGAGAAGAG GTGAAAAGCAGTACTCGTATGAATGTGCAGACTGTGAAAATGGCACTTACTCTGACCCAGAGACCGGCCTCTGCAGGAAATGGACAAA CTGTATGAGTCAAGGACTTGTGATCATCACATCAGGAAACAAAACCCAAAATGTACGATGTGGAGAGTATGAAGCTTCTTCCATGTCAAAGCTGTCAG AATCCATGCCTGCTGTGTCTCTGGCGGTTCTGGCAGCAGTGGCGATCTTTATCCTGATTCTGATGACCATCTTCCTGCACCTCTACATCTGGAGGGTGCATAGAAAGGAGAGAGACACAGTGCAAG AGTgtgcttccagtcctcctctctTCTGTACACAACACAAGCCTCTGCCCTTGCCCTACTGCCCTCATCCACTAGAGGATACCTGTAGTTGCCAGTTCCCAGAAGAGGAAACAGGGGAGAAGACTGCAAAAGAGGAGACCCACTAA